From a region of the Fischerella sp. JS2 genome:
- a CDS encoding cupredoxin domain-containing protein encodes MNKTAIIGSVASLGLVFGIASHKAVAQMSHEQMQSSQAKQTSQFRRIEQPLWAKAAVSAGGLGLIGLELWWFLLSKPKSQKAQLKQGVQEVTITVDGGYEPSQVVVNSGQRVRLNFYRQDPSSCLEEVRFPDFYIAQQLPLNQVTPIEFTPKQPGTYTFTCGMNMFRGEVKVEAGQGQVQSSKDDETVADTQPTK; translated from the coding sequence ATGAACAAAACAGCAATCATTGGCAGTGTTGCCAGTTTGGGATTGGTGTTTGGAATTGCTTCTCACAAAGCAGTTGCACAAATGTCCCACGAACAGATGCAATCATCTCAAGCAAAACAAACAAGTCAGTTCCGTCGCATCGAACAACCATTGTGGGCAAAAGCAGCTGTTAGTGCTGGTGGATTAGGATTGATCGGACTGGAGTTATGGTGGTTTTTGCTGAGTAAGCCAAAATCGCAAAAAGCACAATTAAAGCAGGGAGTCCAGGAAGTAACAATTACCGTTGATGGTGGATATGAACCAAGCCAAGTTGTAGTTAATTCAGGTCAAAGAGTCCGGCTCAACTTCTACCGTCAAGATCCCAGTAGTTGCCTTGAAGAAGTCCGGTTTCCTGACTTCTATATTGCCCAACAGCTACCCCTTAACCAAGTTACTCCGATTGAGTTTACTCCCAAGCAACCAGGGACTTACACTTTTACCTGCGGCATGAATATGTTTCGGGGCGAAGTTAAAGTCGAAGCAGGGCAAGGGCAAGTTCAATCTTCAAAGGATGATGAGACTGTAGCAGATACTCAACCAACTAAGTAG
- a CDS encoding MvdC/MvdD family ATP grasp protein, which produces MNILILGNSSDAHAVHMKNVLTQAGATVDYLDTRMFPSQLKISWEPNSVFGSLKLSPEYQLDFQDIHSVYWRSLGSVGIPSLEDSHQQNIAFNDSMSVLRTLFKACPARWVNSWEAYQFHKEKPLQLRQIHLLGVKIPQTLITNDPQEVIRFAKSYEKAIFKPVYGGAHTQTLTASVLEPKRLNIALSIAPVTLQEYIPGTNVRSYVIGDSVYAAEIRSDDLDFRTDIEAELIPVELPKQIQQLCKDIAKALYLKWTAIDWRQNPAGEYVFLEANPSPMFLHFERQTDFPITEKLVELLMVRS; this is translated from the coding sequence ATGAATATTTTAATTTTAGGCAATTCTTCAGATGCTCATGCTGTGCATATGAAGAATGTTTTGACACAGGCGGGAGCGACTGTAGATTATTTAGATACTCGGATGTTCCCCAGTCAACTAAAAATATCTTGGGAACCTAATTCTGTTTTCGGTTCTCTCAAGTTATCTCCAGAATATCAATTAGATTTTCAAGATATTCACAGTGTTTATTGGCGTAGCTTGGGTAGCGTTGGTATTCCTTCTCTAGAAGATTCCCATCAACAAAACATCGCCTTCAATGATTCTATGAGTGTGCTGCGAACATTATTTAAGGCATGTCCAGCACGTTGGGTGAACTCTTGGGAAGCGTATCAATTTCATAAAGAAAAACCTCTACAACTTCGCCAAATTCATCTTTTAGGTGTCAAAATTCCCCAAACTTTGATCACCAACGATCCACAAGAAGTGATCAGGTTTGCTAAATCCTACGAAAAAGCCATTTTCAAACCTGTATACGGTGGCGCTCATACTCAAACTTTAACCGCATCTGTGTTAGAACCGAAGCGACTAAATATAGCTTTGAGTATTGCTCCTGTTACCTTACAAGAGTATATTCCTGGAACTAACGTTCGCAGTTATGTAATTGGTGACTCTGTTTATGCGGCCGAGATTCGCAGTGATGATTTAGACTTTCGCACAGACATAGAAGCGGAATTAATTCCGGTGGAATTGCCAAAACAAATTCAGCAGCTGTGTAAAGACATCGCCAAAGCATTGTATCTAAAATGGACGGCGATCGATTGGCGACAAAATCCTGCGGGTGAGTATGTTTTTTTAGAAGCCAATCCTAGTCCGATGTTTCTCCATTTTGAAAGACAGACAGATTTTCCAATTACCGAGAAGTTAGTAGAATTGTTAATGGTGAGATCGTAG
- a CDS encoding GHMP kinase, whose amino-acid sequence MKIFVPGRLCIFGEHSDWAGGYRHLNPELKIGYTLLVGTNQGLYAQVKPHPNQLILSTSLGDGTRKSLTLPMEAQALLAEARKGGFFSYAAGVAYQFLVGAHNCVGGIEIDNYLTDLPIQKGLSSSAAICVLVARAFNLVYDLKMSIQEEMEFAYLGEITTPSRCGRMDQACAYGNRPIAMIFDGTDTEIIELSVPKDLFFVIVDLGASKNTQVILSKLNQCYPFATNAVQANVQKYLGSISYQITQAAIDALQSNDAEQIGTLMRQAQIEFDKHLIPACPEELTAPVLHQLLNYAPIQPYILGGKGVGSQGDGTAQFIVKDKENQQKVIKIIERDFPHMQCLQLTIYAEKSN is encoded by the coding sequence ATGAAAATTTTTGTACCAGGACGCCTGTGTATATTTGGTGAACATAGTGATTGGGCGGGAGGATACCGCCATCTCAACCCTGAATTAAAAATAGGCTACACATTGCTGGTAGGTACGAATCAGGGCCTGTATGCACAAGTGAAGCCTCATCCCAATCAATTAATTCTTAGTACCTCCCTTGGGGATGGAACTCGTAAATCCCTAACTCTACCGATGGAAGCACAGGCTTTGCTAGCAGAAGCTAGGAAGGGTGGATTTTTTAGTTATGCTGCTGGTGTTGCTTATCAATTTTTAGTAGGGGCGCATAACTGTGTTGGGGGAATAGAAATTGACAATTATCTAACAGATTTACCGATTCAAAAAGGGCTGTCATCGAGTGCGGCTATTTGTGTATTAGTGGCGAGGGCTTTTAATCTGGTATATGACTTAAAGATGTCCATCCAAGAAGAGATGGAGTTTGCCTATCTCGGAGAGATTACCACCCCTTCTCGTTGCGGACGCATGGATCAAGCTTGTGCTTACGGTAATCGTCCCATTGCTATGATCTTTGATGGTACAGATACAGAGATCATCGAACTTAGTGTTCCCAAGGATTTGTTTTTTGTCATAGTGGATCTTGGTGCTAGCAAAAATACTCAAGTAATTCTTAGTAAACTTAATCAGTGTTATCCCTTCGCTACGAATGCAGTGCAAGCGAATGTGCAAAAATATCTGGGTTCTATCAGCTATCAAATTACTCAAGCCGCCATTGACGCCTTACAAAGCAATGATGCAGAACAAATTGGTACTCTGATGAGACAAGCACAGATAGAATTTGACAAGCATTTAATCCCGGCTTGTCCTGAGGAGTTAACAGCACCCGTCTTACATCAATTGCTGAATTATGCACCGATTCAACCTTATATTTTAGGTGGAAAAGGTGTTGGTTCCCAAGGTGATGGCACAGCACAATTTATTGTCAAAGACAAAGAAAATCAACAAAAAGTAATTAAAATCATTGAAAGAGATTTCCCACACATGCAATGTTTACAACTGACTATTTATGCCGAAAAATCAAATTAA
- a CDS encoding SAM-dependent methyltransferase: MAMKLEKVVPFGRSLDEYVQMFNLTKSDLHKRILGVGDGPASFNAEATKMGVQVTSIDPIYQFSGDEILKRFHEVVDNIIDQVKASPNDWIWSYHKSADNLRLNRVQAINKFISDYDQGKQEKRYLIGELPKLNFPDKEYDIALCSHFLFLYSDHHDYQFHFDAIKEMLRVSQEVRIFPLLTLMLQRSPYLDRITQELQELGYTVSIVKVEYELQKGGNEMLLIR, translated from the coding sequence ATGGCAATGAAGTTAGAAAAAGTCGTTCCCTTTGGGCGATCGCTTGATGAATATGTGCAAATGTTCAATCTGACTAAATCAGATTTGCACAAGCGAATTTTAGGGGTTGGCGATGGCCCGGCTAGCTTCAATGCAGAAGCTACAAAAATGGGTGTACAGGTGACTTCAATTGATCCAATATATCAATTTAGTGGTGATGAAATCCTGAAAAGATTTCATGAAGTTGTTGATAATATCATTGACCAAGTAAAGGCAAGTCCTAATGATTGGATTTGGTCTTATCATAAATCTGCTGATAATTTAAGATTAAATAGAGTGCAAGCAATCAATAAATTTATCAGTGATTATGATCAGGGAAAACAAGAAAAAAGATATCTAATTGGTGAACTCCCAAAACTGAATTTTCCAGATAAAGAATATGATATAGCTTTATGTTCACATTTTCTCTTTTTGTATTCAGATCACCATGATTACCAATTCCACTTTGATGCCATTAAGGAGATGCTGAGAGTTAGTCAAGAGGTACGGATTTTTCCTCTGCTAACTCTGATGTTGCAACGTTCGCCCTATCTTGATCGCATCACCCAAGAATTACAAGAACTAGGATATACAGTTTCAATTGTCAAAGTAGAATACGAACTACAAAAAGGTGGTAATGAAATGTTGTTGATTCGGTAA
- a CDS encoding UTP--glucose-1-phosphate uridylyltransferase, which produces MPKNQIKKAIIPAAGFGTRLFPATKVVKKELFPIIDQDGRVKPVIQLIVEEAISAGIEEIGIIVQPEDKKVFIDLFKYPPKAELFEKLSPENQKHSKHIVDLGDRIKFLSQKEQAGYGHAVYCAKEWVNDQPFLLMLGDHIYASDIKKSCARQVLEVYTQANQSVVGLTTISAEIIHKAGCVTGVWQKHNSILSLTQVYEKPTVEYARQHLRVEGIVENEFLSIFGLYALTPSIFDFLEENINNNFRERGEFQLTTCLEKLRQAEGMIGYVVQGKSFDIGMPDAYLQTLIDFRNR; this is translated from the coding sequence ATGCCGAAAAATCAAATTAAAAAAGCTATAATCCCTGCTGCTGGGTTTGGTACTCGCTTATTTCCTGCTACCAAAGTTGTGAAAAAAGAACTTTTCCCAATTATTGATCAAGATGGCAGGGTCAAACCTGTAATTCAGCTTATAGTTGAAGAAGCAATTAGTGCTGGGATCGAAGAAATTGGCATTATTGTGCAACCAGAAGACAAAAAAGTTTTTATCGATTTATTTAAATACCCGCCTAAAGCTGAACTGTTTGAAAAGCTATCACCAGAAAATCAAAAACATAGTAAACACATTGTAGATTTAGGTGACAGAATCAAATTTTTGTCACAAAAAGAACAAGCAGGTTATGGACACGCTGTATATTGTGCTAAAGAATGGGTAAATGATCAACCATTTTTACTGATGTTAGGCGACCATATTTACGCATCAGACATCAAAAAATCTTGTGCGCGTCAAGTCTTAGAAGTTTACACCCAAGCAAATCAAAGTGTTGTTGGTTTAACAACAATCTCAGCAGAAATTATTCATAAAGCTGGGTGTGTCACAGGAGTTTGGCAAAAACATAATTCTATTCTTTCGTTGACACAAGTCTACGAAAAACCAACTGTTGAGTATGCACGTCAGCATTTGCGTGTAGAAGGCATAGTAGAGAATGAATTTTTATCTATTTTTGGGTTGTATGCATTAACGCCAAGTATTTTTGATTTTCTCGAAGAGAATATTAATAATAACTTTCGAGAACGTGGCGAATTTCAATTAACAACCTGTCTGGAAAAGTTGCGTCAAGCGGAGGGAATGATCGGATATGTTGTGCAAGGAAAAAGTTTTGATATTGGGATGCCTGATGCTTATTTACAGACGCTAATTGATTTTAGAAATAGGTAA
- a CDS encoding heavy metal-responsive transcriptional regulator: MLTQETLKQIGLVAKESGIPIKTIRYYEELGLLKASDRTEGGFRLFNSTVFARLSFIKRAQNLGLSLLEIKELLDVHDQGDLPCDHIKAKLNDKIAAIAHQIEQLQVLKLELEGLLSGWESVSEIPENTICPIIDPT; the protein is encoded by the coding sequence ATGTTAACCCAAGAAACACTCAAGCAAATTGGTTTAGTTGCTAAAGAAAGTGGCATTCCTATCAAAACAATTCGTTACTACGAAGAACTGGGCTTACTCAAGGCTTCGGATCGGACTGAGGGCGGATTTCGATTATTTAACTCAACTGTTTTTGCCCGCTTAAGCTTTATTAAGCGCGCTCAGAACCTGGGATTGAGCTTGTTAGAGATTAAAGAGTTGCTGGATGTGCATGACCAAGGGGACTTACCCTGCGACCACATTAAAGCAAAACTAAATGATAAAATTGCAGCGATCGCACACCAAATCGAACAGCTACAAGTGTTGAAGTTGGAGTTAGAAGGGCTACTTTCAGGCTGGGAATCGGTTTCTGAAATACCTGAAAATACCATCTGTCCGATTATCGATCCGACTTAG
- the tnpA gene encoding IS200/IS605 family transposase, producing MKTVYNHYNHAVGLATVHLIWIPCRRARVFANNENLKLRCIEVFQSVANDKKWIIKALEVAPDHIHLLVEYDPHHSISQIVKAFKGRSSRLLRKEFPELLRLPSLWTHSYMFDTTGKISTQKVLEYINDPLHG from the coding sequence ATGAAAACTGTTTATAATCATTACAATCATGCTGTTGGATTAGCTACTGTCCATTTAATCTGGATACCATGCAGACGCGCTCGTGTATTCGCTAATAACGAAAACTTAAAACTTCGATGCATTGAAGTATTCCAGTCTGTTGCTAATGACAAGAAGTGGATTATCAAAGCATTAGAAGTTGCGCCGGATCATATACATCTACTAGTTGAATATGATCCGCACCACTCAATATCTCAAATAGTTAAAGCTTTTAAAGGAAGGTCATCAAGACTACTAAGAAAAGAATTTCCAGAATTATTGAGATTACCTAGCTTATGGACACATTCTTATATGTTTGACACGACTGGAAAGATTAGTACTCAGAAGGTTTTAGAGTATATTAATGACCCCCTTCACGGATGA
- a CDS encoding DUF1624 domain-containing protein, producing the protein MNSIVSVSNADNYDQPQSKRLLSIDVWRGLVMVLMALDHVRSFFTNVRFNPLDITQTTIPLFFTRWATHLCAPSFVFLAGIATYLSLQRYKNKRELSRFLFTRGLWLVFLELTVISLAWTFNPTFLGAGVLWVIGWSMVVLAVLIHLPTRAIATFGILLIVGHNLFDNLHVDQLGRWGWLWAVLHEQQMFTPFPGITFFIVYPLIPWIGVMAVGYAFGRVFNLAKSQRSQLLQRLGLSLIVSFIILRAINVYGDPKPWSFQSSFSRTLLSFINCHKYPPSLLFLLITLGIAILIFHLFENHRFRILKPLALFGRVPLFFYIIHLWLIHIAAVLLAFPSYGWKAIIQPYIISRLMPPDYGYNLPKIYILWIIVLVILYPICNWFANYKAKHQNWWLNYL; encoded by the coding sequence ATGAATTCGATAGTTTCTGTTTCCAACGCTGACAATTATGACCAGCCTCAAAGTAAGCGCCTGCTATCCATAGATGTGTGGCGCGGACTTGTCATGGTGCTAATGGCCTTAGACCATGTGCGATCATTTTTTACCAATGTCCGGTTTAATCCCTTAGATATCACCCAGACTACCATCCCTTTGTTTTTCACTAGATGGGCGACTCATTTATGCGCGCCCTCTTTTGTTTTTCTAGCAGGTATCGCCACCTATCTTTCTCTCCAGCGTTATAAAAACAAACGAGAACTTTCTCGCTTTCTGTTCACGCGCGGATTATGGTTGGTGTTTCTGGAGTTAACAGTAATTAGCCTTGCATGGACTTTCAACCCGACCTTTTTGGGGGCGGGTGTACTGTGGGTCATTGGTTGGTCTATGGTAGTCTTAGCAGTGCTGATTCATCTTCCAACTAGAGCGATCGCTACATTCGGAATCCTGCTCATAGTCGGACACAATTTGTTTGATAATTTACATGTTGACCAGTTAGGACGATGGGGTTGGTTGTGGGCGGTGCTTCACGAACAACAAATGTTCACACCCTTTCCTGGAATCACCTTTTTCATCGTCTATCCCCTCATTCCTTGGATAGGAGTGATGGCGGTAGGTTATGCTTTTGGAAGAGTATTTAATTTGGCAAAATCTCAGCGCAGCCAGTTGCTTCAACGTTTAGGGTTAAGTCTAATTGTAAGCTTCATTATCCTCCGAGCAATTAATGTTTATGGCGACCCTAAACCTTGGTCATTTCAGTCTAGCTTTTCTCGCACCCTGCTATCATTTATCAACTGCCATAAATATCCACCTTCATTGCTCTTTTTATTGATAACCCTTGGTATAGCAATCCTAATATTTCATTTGTTTGAAAACCATAGATTTAGAATTCTTAAACCCCTTGCACTCTTCGGTCGAGTTCCTCTATTTTTCTACATTATCCACCTTTGGCTAATCCACATTGCTGCTGTCCTACTTGCCTTCCCTAGTTACGGTTGGAAAGCAATTATTCAGCCCTACATCATATCTCGTCTAATGCCACCAGACTATGGGTATAATTTACCAAAGATTTATATTCTCTGGATCATCGTGCTTGTTATCTTGTATCCCATTTGTAATTGGTTTGCCAACTATAAAGCAAAACATCAAAATTGGTGGTTAAATTACTTGTAA
- a CDS encoding GNAT family N-acetyltransferase, which produces MVEIRPIQQHEIEQAKQIVVGVSLEIWQGVLTEADFLRFDSMSDIENVQSHYFDNCGIFLVLVDGEQVVGTGAIRRLDDEICELKRMWFLKDYRGQGFGWKMAQMLFDFAQQAGYRKVRLDLADEKRQPQALKLYRKLGFYSIERYNDSSCTVFMEKVV; this is translated from the coding sequence GTGGTTGAAATTAGACCAATCCAGCAACATGAGATCGAACAAGCCAAGCAAATCGTTGTGGGAGTTAGCCTAGAAATTTGGCAAGGTGTACTAACTGAAGCAGATTTTTTGCGCTTTGATTCAATGTCCGATATCGAGAATGTGCAGTCACATTATTTCGACAACTGCGGTATATTCTTAGTCTTGGTCGATGGTGAACAAGTTGTAGGCACAGGGGCAATTCGACGACTTGATGATGAAATTTGTGAACTCAAGCGAATGTGGTTTCTCAAAGACTATCGAGGACAGGGGTTTGGCTGGAAAATGGCTCAAATGCTCTTCGATTTTGCCCAGCAAGCAGGGTATCGGAAAGTGAGACTCGATCTAGCTGACGAAAAGCGACAACCACAAGCACTCAAACTTTATAGAAAACTTGGTTTCTACTCAATTGAACGGTATAACGATAGTTCATGTACTGTGTTTATGGAGAAGGTTGTTTGA
- a CDS encoding heavy-metal-associated domain-containing protein, which translates to MKLPLKVPNMACSACVESITKAVKTVDPTAIVQADTKTKLVYIETQAAEVAITEAITAAGYTVTGN; encoded by the coding sequence ATGAAACTTCCCCTTAAAGTTCCTAATATGGCTTGTTCTGCCTGTGTCGAAAGCATCACAAAAGCGGTGAAAACCGTTGATCCAACTGCCATCGTTCAGGCTGATACCAAAACTAAGCTTGTCTATATCGAAACTCAAGCAGCAGAAGTTGCCATCACAGAAGCAATTACAGCCGCAGGTTATACGGTTACTGGCAACTAA
- a CDS encoding heavy metal translocating P-type ATPase: MENTNLKLRGMSCASCAKTIEDTIRSVDGVNECSVNFGAEQATVTYDKRKTNPKAICDAVDAVGYSAQPIQDDDLLTTDDAEQQARQAENRALVRKVWVGGIISAILVISSLPMMTGLSIPLIPMWLHNPWLQLVLATPVLFWCGASFFINAWKALKRHAATMDTLVAIGTGAAYLYSLFPTFLPGFFTNQGLPADVYYEAAVVIITLILLGRLLENRAKGQTSQAIRKLVGLQAKTARVIRDRKEVDIPIAQVIEGDIVLVRPGEKIPVDGEIIDGSSTIDEAMVTGESVPVKKHPGDEVIGATINKTGSFKFRATRVGKDTFLAQIVKLVQQAQGSKAPIQKLADQVTGWFVPAVIAIAIATFIIWYNIMGNVTMALITTVGVLIIACPCALGLATPTSIMVGTGKGAENGILIKGAESLELAHKLKTVVLDKTGTITQGKPTVTDFITVSGTANNNELNLLRLAASVERNSEHPLAEAVVQYAQSQGVELTDAQEFEAIAGSGVQGYVSNQWVQIGTHRWMNELGIDTSALQEHWDRLEYLGKTVIWIAVNSTVQGIMGIADAVKPSSVNAIRALQKMGLEVVMLTGDNRRTAEVIAREVGIKRVLAEVRPDQKAETVEQIQSEGKIVAMVGDGINDAPALAQADVGIAIGTGTDVAIAASDITLISGDLQGIVTAIQLSRATIRNIRQNLFFAFIYNVAGIPIAAGILFPFFGWLLSPIIAGAAMAFSSVSVVTNALRLRNFQPKTIG, translated from the coding sequence ATGGAAAACACGAATCTGAAACTGCGGGGTATGAGTTGTGCCTCTTGCGCTAAAACAATTGAAGATACGATTCGCTCCGTTGATGGTGTGAATGAGTGTAGCGTTAACTTTGGGGCAGAGCAAGCCACTGTCACCTATGACAAGAGAAAAACTAACCCAAAAGCAATTTGCGATGCGGTAGATGCGGTAGGATACTCTGCTCAACCTATACAAGACGATGATTTACTTACCACGGATGATGCAGAACAGCAAGCACGTCAAGCCGAAAATCGAGCCTTAGTTAGAAAAGTTTGGGTTGGCGGCATAATCAGCGCCATTCTAGTCATTAGTTCGCTACCGATGATGACGGGGTTGTCCATTCCTTTGATTCCCATGTGGTTGCATAATCCTTGGTTACAGCTTGTGCTGGCAACACCTGTGCTGTTTTGGTGTGGTGCATCTTTCTTTATCAATGCCTGGAAAGCTCTCAAACGTCACGCGGCAACAATGGATACTTTGGTGGCAATTGGTACAGGTGCCGCTTATCTCTATTCCCTCTTCCCCACCTTCTTGCCTGGGTTCTTCACTAACCAGGGATTACCAGCTGATGTGTACTACGAAGCAGCTGTAGTCATCATTACTCTAATTTTGCTGGGACGACTGCTGGAAAATCGTGCCAAAGGACAAACCTCCCAAGCAATTCGTAAGCTTGTAGGCTTGCAAGCTAAAACCGCTCGTGTGATTCGCGATCGCAAAGAGGTTGACATTCCTATTGCCCAAGTAATTGAAGGTGATATTGTTTTAGTGCGTCCGGGTGAAAAGATTCCTGTGGATGGCGAGATTATTGATGGCTCCTCGACTATTGATGAGGCAATGGTCACGGGTGAAAGTGTACCTGTGAAGAAACACCCAGGTGACGAAGTGATTGGAGCCACAATCAACAAAACTGGTAGTTTCAAATTCCGAGCCACGCGAGTCGGTAAAGATACATTTTTAGCGCAGATTGTCAAGTTAGTACAGCAAGCCCAAGGGTCGAAAGCACCAATTCAAAAGCTAGCCGACCAAGTTACTGGATGGTTTGTGCCTGCCGTAATTGCCATTGCGATCGCTACTTTTATCATCTGGTATAACATCATGGGCAATGTGACGATGGCACTGATTACAACAGTCGGAGTCCTAATCATTGCATGTCCCTGTGCCCTTGGCTTGGCAACTCCAACCTCCATTATGGTAGGGACAGGTAAGGGTGCAGAAAATGGCATCCTGATCAAAGGGGCAGAAAGTCTGGAACTCGCGCACAAGCTCAAGACTGTTGTTCTCGACAAAACGGGTACAATTACGCAAGGTAAGCCGACTGTCACCGATTTTATAACCGTTAGCGGTACAGCCAATAACAATGAGCTAAATCTTCTGCGCCTTGCAGCATCCGTCGAACGCAATTCAGAACATCCTTTGGCAGAAGCAGTTGTGCAGTATGCTCAATCTCAAGGTGTAGAATTAACAGATGCACAGGAGTTTGAAGCGATCGCTGGTAGTGGTGTGCAAGGGTACGTGTCAAATCAATGGGTACAAATTGGCACTCACCGTTGGATGAATGAGTTAGGCATTGATACAAGTGCATTGCAGGAACATTGGGATCGCTTGGAGTATCTAGGTAAGACGGTGATCTGGATTGCTGTAAATAGCACAGTCCAAGGGATTATGGGCATTGCTGATGCGGTGAAACCATCTTCTGTAAACGCGATTCGGGCATTGCAGAAAATGGGATTGGAAGTAGTGATGTTGACCGGGGACAATCGCCGCACTGCCGAAGTCATTGCCCGGGAAGTGGGCATTAAGCGAGTCTTGGCGGAAGTTCGCCCGGATCAAAAAGCCGAGACTGTCGAACAAATTCAGTCGGAAGGCAAAATAGTGGCAATGGTCGGGGATGGTATTAATGATGCACCAGCACTAGCTCAAGCCGACGTTGGGATCGCAATTGGCACAGGAACAGATGTAGCGATCGCAGCTAGTGATATTACCCTGATCTCTGGAGATTTACAAGGTATTGTCACTGCCATTCAACTGAGTCGTGCCACGATTCGCAACATTCGTCAGAATCTCTTTTTCGCCTTTATCTATAACGTCGCTGGGATTCCAATCGCAGCCGGAATTCTTTTTCCCTTCTTCGGTTGGTTGCTTAGTCCAATTATTGCAGGTGCAGCAATGGCGTTTAGTTCTGTATCGGTAGTGACGAATGCCCTGCGTTTGCGTAACTTTCAACCTAAAACAATTGGTTGA